Proteins from a genomic interval of Zingiber officinale cultivar Zhangliang chromosome 1B, Zo_v1.1, whole genome shotgun sequence:
- the LOC121969499 gene encoding transcription factor JUNGBRUNNEN 1-like gives MEEEEAKKREEVELQVMDQERDVVLPGFRFHPTDEELVGFYLRRKVERKRFSIEIIKEINIYKHDPWELPKFVSTGEQEWYFFCLRGRKYRNSIRPNRVTGSGFWKATGIDRPIYSSSNADDCIGLKKSLVYYKGSAGKGTKTDWMMHEFRHPCKDNANTDVTTQEAEVWTICRIFKRNVSYKRNNWRAIDNIKSISPDSSSKTNCRLESISQNECNYLIPSSYSHGDPRKGSTEENDRQINANQRQWNSSTKTHIVAPQSKVEVNPNVNDYDLKDGNWDELGRIVEFLTNQNVASYCI, from the exons ATGGAGGAGGAAGAGGCCAAGAAGAGAGAAGAAGTAGAGCTGCAAGTTATGGATCAAGAAAGAGATGTGGTTCTCCCAGGATTCCGATTTCACCCCACAGATGAAGAGCTAGTAGGGTTTTACTTGCGGAGGAAAGTGGAGAGGAAGAGATTCAGCATAGAGATCATCAAGGAGATAAATATCTACAAGCATGATCCTTGGGAGCTTCCAA aatttgtatctACTGGAGAACAAGAATGGTACTTCTTTTGCTTGAGGGGTAGGAAATATAGGAACAGCATAAGGCCTAATAGGGTCACTGGATCTGGGTTTTGGAAGGCCACTGGTATCGATAGACCGATATATTCATCGAGCAATGCCGATGATTGCATCGGTCTAAAGAAGTCTCTCGTGTACTACAAGGGAAGCGCAGGCAAAGGAACCAAGACCGACTGGATGATGCATGAATTCCGTCATCCTTGCAAGGACAATGCTAATACTGATGTCACCACGCAAGAAGCG GAAGTTTGGACGATATGTAGAATTTTCAAGAGGAATGTGtcttataaaagaaacaattggAGAGCAATAGACAACATCAAATCTATCTCTCCGGACTCTAGTTCGAAAACTAATTGTAGGCTTGAATCAATTAGTCAAAATGAATGCAATTACCTAATCCCTTCAAGCTATTCCCATGGAGATCCAAGGAAAGGCAGCACTGAAGAGAATGACCGCCAAATAAATGCAAACCAAAGGCAATGGAACTCTTCGACGAAAACTCACATTGTAGCACCTCAATCCAAGGTAGAGGTAAACCCTAACGTGAATGACTATGACTTAAAAGATGGAAATTGGGATGAACTCGGAAGGATTGTGGAGTTCTTGACTAATCAAAATGTCGCCTCTTATTGTATATAG